The segment CCGGCGCTACGTGTTCAACCACACGATGATCCGCGTGCGCGACCTCACGGCCTCGCTGGATTTCTATACGCGCGTGCTGGGCTTCACCCCGGTGTACCAGCACATCTTCGAGGAGGCGGCGTTCACCATCGTCTACCTCGTGCTCGTCGGTGACCGCTCGGTCATCCCCGACGACGACGAGGCGCGCAAGCGCTGGGTACTGGGCCAGCCGGGTGTGCTTGAGCTCACGCACAACCACGGCACCGAGACGCTGGAAAAAACCCCGTACCACAACGGCAATACCGAGCCGCGCGGCTTCGGCCACCTGTGCGTCAGCGTGCCGGACGTGGGCGCGGCGTGCGCGCGCTTCGAGAGCCTGGGTGTTACCTTCCAGAAGCGCCTCAGCGAAGGTTGCATGAGCCACATCGCCTTCATCCGCGACCCGGATGACTACTGGATCGAAATCCTGCAGCCTACGCCGCTGCCGGCCGGCTGATCCGGTTCGCCACCCACGGAGCTTCCATGTCACCGCGCCTGCCACCGGTTACCCGCAACCTGCTGATCGCCAACGTCGTGCTCTTCGCCCTGCAGCTGCTGCTGGACGACGACAACACGATGGCGATCACGCGCTGGCTGGGGCTGTGGCCCTTCGGCCACGACATCGCGGTGGACATGGGCGACGGCACCATCGCCGGGCTCGGTTTCCGGCCCTGGCAGCTGGTGACGTACGCGTTCCTGCATGGCAGCGTCATGCACATCGTGCTGAACATGTACGCGCTGTACATGTTCGGCGGGTTGCTTGAACGGGTGATGGGTGCGCGCCGCTTCACCATTTACTACTTCGTCTGCCTGGTGGCGGCGGCCGTGGCGCAGCTGGCGGTGCTGTATTTCTTCCAGCCGGACAAGATGTACCCGACGGTCGGTGCCTCGGGTGCCATCTTCGGCTTGCTGGCGGCGTTCGCCATGCTGTTCCCGCGGGAGAAGCTGATGCTTATCCCGATCCCCGTCGGCATCCCGGCGTGGCTGTTCGTCACGCTGTACGGTGCCGCGGAGCTGTTCTTCGGCGTGACCGGCACGTTGTCCGGTATTGCCCACTTCGCCCACCTGGGCGGCCTGGTGGCCGGCCTGGCGTTGCTCTGGGCGTGGCGGGTCAGGCCGCCACGCCAGAGCTTCTGATCGGGCTCAACGCAGCGCGAGGAAGTCCGGGCTCACCACGAAGCGCACGGCATCGAGCCGCAGGCGAGCATCGGGCAGGGCAGCGAGCAGGTCGCTACGCTCCGCCGCCACCGCCTGGATCTCCGCCTCGGTGATCGACGGATTCACGCCGCGCAGCGCGAGCAGGCGGCTGAATTCGCCATCGAGCTCGGCCGTGGCGGCTTCCACGGCTTCAATCTTGAGCACTTCCGCGCGGCCTTCGGCCAGGTCCTTCGCATGCTCGAGCATGGGCGGCACCAGCTTGGACAGGAACTTGCGGTAGCGGGCCACGTCGATGTTGCGATCCGCGGCGCGGCGCATGGCGACGTCGCTGGGACGGAAGTTCGGCCGTTCGGTGAGCTTGGTATCCACCGAGATCATCAGCGGCGTCGTCGGCAGGAAACGCCCGGCGTCGAGGCTGCGATTGGCCACCACTTCCAGCACGAACACGGACTGCAGCAACGCCGTGCGCACCGGCAGGTTGTCGTCCACCAGGAACGCGGCGTTGCCGGTTTCACCGGAGACCAGCAGGTCCACGGCGGCCAGCACCATCGGGTGATCCATGCGCAGCAGCGGCAGCTCTTCGCGAGCCAGCGCGGTGTCACGCGAGAAGGTGATCGACAGCGGGCCGTCCGCGAAGCCCGGGAGGCCGTCGGTGGACAGGTACTGCGGATCGAGCATGATAATGTCTTTCGCCAGCTCTTCGGCGTGGACGCCGTACATCTCGAACAGGCGCTGGATGAAGGCATCGCGCGACGGGTCGTTGTCGTCGCGCGCGAAGCTGCCGGCCAGGTCGTCCGCATGGGGATCCCGGCTGGCGGCGAGTTCGAGCAGATGGTCACGGCCGGCGTGGATGAGCGCCGAGAGTTCCTCGTGCGCCCCACGGGTTTCGGCGATCAGCGCGTCCAGTTCCTGGTCGCGGTCGTCGTCTTCGCGCGCGTGTTCATCGGCCAGCGTGGCGAGCAGGCTGCCGAAGCGACGGAGCAGCTCGCGGCCGTCGGCGGGGCTGCTGCGGAACGCGTCCAGGCCTTCGTCGTACCAGCGCGCGAGGATGTGCTGCGCGCTCTGCGCCACGACGGGTACGTGGATGGCGATCTCGTGCTTCTGGCCAATGCGGTCGAGGCGGCCGATACGCTGTTCGAGCAGATCCGGGTCGAGCGGGAGATCCCACATGACCAGGCGATGGGCGAACTGGAAGTTGCGGCCTTCGGAGCCGATTTCCGAGCAGATCAGCAGGCGGGCGCCATCGCGCTGGGCGAAGAATGCCGCGTTGCGGTCGCGCTGCACGATGCCGAGGCCTTCGTGGAACCGCGCCACGCCCACGCCACTCTTCGTGCGCAGGGCGTCCTCGATGGCCATCACCTTGCCCTGGCTGCGGCACAGCAGGAGGAACTTGTCCTCGGGGTGTGCCTCAAGCAGGCCGATCAGCGCGGTGATGCGCGGGTCGTCGGAATAGTCGAACTCGAGCGGCGCCGGCGGCTGCTGGATATCCGAGCGGAACTCGGCCAGCAGGGATTCGCGACGGCCCGGGCCCAGGGTGTCCGGGTCAATGGTGATGAAGTCGGGCACGCGGCTCGGGAAGCCGCCGATACCGGCGCGGCGGTTGCGGAACATGGCGCGGCCGGTGCCATGGCGGTCGATCAGCGCGGCCAGCAGCGCGGCGCTGCTGTTCGGGCGGTCGAGCAGGGCGGCCATTTCACGGTCGCCCTTGAAGCGTTCGCTGATCAGCGCGCGCTGCGCGGCGTCCAGGGGCGTGCCCTCGGCCAGCGTGGTCGCCAGCTCCGACAACGGCGCGAAGTTGGCCGACTCGGCGAGATAGCTGTCCAGGTCGCTGTAGCGCTGCGGATCGAGCAGGCGCAGGCGGGCGAAGTGGCCTGCACGGCCCAGCTGCTCCGGCGTCGCGGTTAGCAGGATCACGCCGGGCGTGGCGACGGCGAGCTCTTCGACGAGGGTGTAGCGGGGGCTCGCGCCTTCCGGGGTCCACTCCAGATGGTGCGCTTCGTCGACGACGATCAGGTCCCAACCGGCCTCGACCAACTGGCGCGCACGCTTGGGCGCGCTTTCCAGGAAGGCGAAGTCGGCGATGACCAGCTGCTCGTCCTCGAACGGATTGCGGCCGTCGCTGGCCTGTTCGATGGCCTCGCAGCGCTCTTCGTCGAAGATGGAGAACGAAAGGTTGAAGCGGCGCAGCAGCTCCACGAACCACTGGTACACCAGGGTTTCCGGCAGCAGGAGCAGTACGCGGCTGGCGCGGCCGGCGGCGAGCTGGCGCGACAGGATCATGCCGGCCTCGATCGTCTTGCCCAGGCCGACTTCGTCGGCGAGCAGGACGCGGGGCGGACGGCGTGCGGCAGCGATGCCGGCGACGCGAAGCTGGTGCGGTACCAGGCCGATGCGGGCCGATTCCAGGCCCCACGAGGCCGCGCGGCGGGCTTCAGCGCGGCGGCGCAGGCCTTCCGCACGGAGGTCAAACTTGTCGTTGGTGTCGGTGCGGCCGCCGATCAGGCGGTCATCCGCCTGGGACATGGCCTGCTCGTCGTCCAGCTGGCCCTCTTCGAGCTCACGGCCTTCGCCGCGATAGACCAGCAGGCCTTCACGCTCGTCGACACGCTCGACGAGAAAGGCGAGGCCCTTGCCGGCCACGCGCTGGCCGGCGCGGAATTCCGCACGGACAAGCGGGGCGCTATCCACGGCGTAAGGACGTAATACGCCTGCCTTGGCAAACAGGACCTGCACACCGCGCCCTTCGACGCGAAGAATGGTGCCGAGGCCGAGTTCGGGTTCGGCAGTGGAGATCCAGCGTTGACCAGGTTGGAACATGCTATTCAAGGGCACACGACAGCAAAGGGGGCGGACGATTATCCCGCCCCGGGGCCCCCGTGCCTACCTTTAAATGGTTTCATGCAAAAACGGCGCCGATTCGCGGCTTTTCAGGTTTCCGCCCAGCGCCGCAGCAGATTGTGGTACACGCCGGTCAATTGCAGGATCGCGGCCTGGTCGGCGCCATCGCTGGTGAACTTGCGAATCGCCGTGTCCATTTCGAGCAGCATGCGCCGCGCGCTGTCATCACGGACGAGGCTCTGCACCCAGAAAAACGACGCGATACGGGCGCCACGCGTCACCGCCGTCACCCGATGCAGGCTGGAGGACGGGTAGACGATGGCATCGCCTGCCGGGAGCTTCACCTCGTGTTCGCCGTAGAGGTCGCTGACGATCAGCTCGCCGCCGTCGTACTCGTCCGGATCACTCAGGAACAGCGTGCAGGAGATATCGCTGCGGATGTGCGTTTCGCCGTCACCGGCGGACATCACCGCGCCGTCGATGTGGAAGCCGTACTCGCCGCCGCCTTCGTAGCGGTTGAAGCGCGGCGGCAGGGTGCGCAGCGGGAGCACCGCGGCATGGTAAAGCGGGTGGCGGCCCAGGGCCGCCACCACCTGGTCACCGAGCGCCTGGCGCAACGGTGACGCCTGCGGAAGCTGGAGATTCCGCTTGACCCTGGCGCCTTGCGGACCGACGGTTTCCCTGCCATCGGTCCACTCAGCACCGTCCATCTGCTTTCGCATCCCTGCGACCTCGCCTGAGGTGAGCACGTCGGGAATGTGCAGGAGCATGATGGATGACCCTCGGGGCGATCAGAAGCGGACGTTGGCGCTCAGCATCGCCGAGCGCGTGATGCCCGGAGTGTAGCGATATCCGCTCTTGTTGATCGCCGCCACGTATTTCTTGTCGGCAAGGTTGTAGACGTTGAGCTGCAGGTCGAAGTGGCGGTTGACCGGGTAGCTGGCCATGGCGTCGAACACCCAGTAGCCCTGCGTATGGTCCGGGGTGCCAATGGCGCCATCGGTGCCGCGCTTCATCTCGCCGTTGTAACGCGCGCCACCGCCGATCGTGAGGTCGAAGGGCAGGTGGTACGTCATCCAGGAGGTGAAGGCCTTCTTCGGGTTGTAGGCCAGGTCGGAGCTGCCGTCCTGCGAGACGTTGGTACCCGTCTCGACGGTGGCGTTCATCGTCGTGAAGCCCGCGCTGATCGCCCAGTCGTCGGTGAGCTTGCCGACGGCGTTGATCTCCACGCCCTGCACGCGCTTCTTGCCGATCTGGTAGTAGAGCAGGTCGGTCGGATCCTGCACGAGCTCGTTGGTCACCGTCGTGCGATACAGCGCGCCGGTCAGCAGCAGCTTTTCACCGAGCAGGTCCCACTTCGTGCCCACTTCCACCGTCTTCGCCTTCTGCGGGTCGAAGCTCGGGTTGTCGGCGCTGTTGGTCGCCGTGGAGAACGTGAGCGTGTTGCCGCCCGGCGGCTCCTGCGACTGGGCGAAGTTGGCGTAGATGCTGCCGTTGGCGGCGGGCTTGTACAGGATGCCGAGCTTGTAGTTCTTGAGGTTGTCGCTCTTGGTCGCGTCCACGCCCGGCACGACGCTGCCGGCCGGCAGCGTGCCGCACACCGGGCCGTTACGCGCGCCGCAGACGACCAGGCTGTTGAAGTCGGTCTTGTAATGGTCGAAGCGGACGCCGGCATTGATCTGCCAGGCCTCGCCGATCTTCACGGTGTCGAAGATGTAGGCCGCGGCGGTGTTCGTCTTGCCGTCGCTGCGCGTGCCGTTTTCACCGTACAGCAGGCCACCGACGTCGGAGTAGGGCTTGTACAGGTTCGCGGCGGGCCACGTGCTGCCGGCCAGCGCGGCCATGCCGATGGCGCGTGCCTTTTCCTGCGTGAGCTCGATGCCCGCGCTGATGTCCTGCTTCACATCGCCCGAATCGATCGACACCGTGACATTGGTCTGGTTGGTGGCGATACGGTTGGACTGGTGCTTGAACGTCGGCAGGTTGCGGGTGATGGTCCACGTCGACGGATCGGTGGGGTTAGGCGTCAGCAGGTTCGCCGTGGCACCCATGAACGAGGTGAGCAGGTAGTCCTGCTGCGTACGGCCCAGGCGGGTGGTGTTGTGCAGCGCGACCTGGTCGTTGAAATCGTGCTCGACGAGGACCGTGAAGAGATCCTGCGTGTTGTTGTCGTGGTCCTGGCGCGTGCCGTAGAAGTTGTCGGAATCGACCTTCGGCGCGTTGGCGAGGAAGGCGCGGCTGTCGGGCGCCATGTAGCCCGGCAGGCCGATGGTGGGGACGCCGCCGTCGGGCGTGTTGCGCTGCTTCACGTGCAGGTAGTCGAGATAGACGCGCGTGGGCGTACCCAGGCCGAAGGCGAGCGAGGGCGCGACGCCCCAGCGGTTCTGTTCCACCTGGTCGCGGCCGGCGACGCCGCTGTTCTGCTTCATCACGTTGAGGCGGAACGCGCCGGTATCGCCCATCTGGCGGTTGAGGTCGGCGGTGGCGCGCTCGCGGCCGGCGCTGCCGCCCTGGACGCTGCCGCTGACGCCGTTGCCGAGCACGGGCTGCTTGGTGACGAGGTTGATCGCACCGGTGGGTGCGGTGCGGCCGTACTCGGTGCCGTCCGGACCCTTGGTGACTTCGACCTGCTCGATGTTGAACACATCGCGCGAGACGGTGCCAAGATCGCGGACGCCGTCGACGAAAATGCTGCCCGAGGTATCGAAACCGCGCATGTAGATGGCGTCGCCGGTGCTGCTGGCGCCGTTTTCACCGACATAGAAGGTGCCCACGCCCGGGCTGTTGCGCAGCGCCTCGGTGAGGGTGGTGGCACCCTGTTGCTGGATCAGCTCCTTGCCGATGACCTGGATGCTCTGCGTGGTGTCGAGCAGGCTCTGGGTGAACTTGGGCGAGGAGACCTTGTCGACGCGGTAATCGGAAGAGCGGTCGGCCTCGACCTGCATGCCGGGAAGCGCCTGTGCGTCGTTCACCTTGGCCTGCTGCGGCGGCACGTCGGTGGCGGCGGCGCTGTGGGCGAGGCTGAGGAGGACGGCGGCGCCGACGGTGCGCGCGGCGGGGGCGGCGTGCTTGCGGCTTTTGATGTGGGCCATGGGCTTTCCTTGGAGGGCTTGGAAGGGCTTGGGCTGTCGCAGACACAAGCTCACCCGCGCGGGCGGGTGGCCCACGGTGGGAACGGCTCGGTTGTGTCCCTAGTTATGGCAGGGTGCGACACCTACTGAACGCCTATCGTAAAGAGAATGAGAACGAGTTGCAATTACTCCGTTGGGTGTGGCGGAGTCGGCGGCGGGCAGGCCCCTGGGGCCGCCAGACGCGGACCTTCGGACCGGGCCGTAGGCACCTTCATCGCGACAATCGACACGGTAAGCGGCCCTCCGCTTATGTCGGCCCCAGGGGCCTGCCCACCACCCAGTCCACGCGCCCCGTTTCGTGTCGCACGAGCCGCACACCATCCGTTATGGGGCGGCATTTGGGAGGCGACGGGTGTTACTGGAAGGTCCGCGTGTTCGTAGCCAGATTCCATGCGCCGAGGACGGCACCGCCCTGGCTGCCATCAATGTTTTGTTTCTGGTACTTCCATTGGATCGCCGAGTACCTGAGCGAGACCTCTTCTACCGGGAGCATGTTCTCGCTCGTGAGGGCTCGCACGCGCGAGACCAGAACATTCTTCAACTGGATCTCGAGGTATTTCACCCGCTTTCCGTCGCCTGCGTCCCTGTAGAAGTCGATCTGTGCCGATTTGAACGTGGTGCCACCCGCAACTGCCTGGTAGAGAAGCGGGCTGGATGTATCCATGTGCTTCATCACCAACATGTCTTCGTGCTCGGCACGGCCAATCGTATGGCCTCCCGATGTCGAGGCAACACGTGACGTCGGTTGAGCAATCTCCTGCACCCAGGAAAACAGTTCGATCCACTGGCTGTGCTCTCGATCAGAAGACTCCCCTGGAAGAGTCGGGTCAGCAAGTTTCAGGTAAATACTTTTCACGAAATTCCTCAACGATACGCAGCGAAGTGGGGTGACTTCAGAGCATGAAGAGCCCCGAAGTCGCATGGCGTTATACATACTTCAGCCATCAACGTAGAGCGCAACGCTGCATTCATCGCGCCGTGATTTCCCTTCGATTCACCTTGAGCGAAATCGCCTGCAAATATGCCGTCGCGATGTGGGACTATCCGGTCCCTTTCATCATCGGAGGTAGAACATGTTGAACTGTCGCTTTCGCCTCAATGGCCTGGATATGAGCGCAATCACCGTCGGCCAGACCAGCTTCCCTGCGTTCTCCGGAAACGGTCCACACGTCAATAAGTGGAGTGCGCAGTGCAAACCAGCATCCGGCCCTATTCCCGTCGGCACGTACTACATCGTGGATCGTCTTTCGGGAGGGCTTGCGGCGAAGCTTGATCCTTTGCTCAAGAAGGATCTTTGGTTTTCGCTGTATCCGGCTGACGAAGCCGTCGATGACGAAGCGTATTGCGACGGCGTGATGCGAGGGAACTTCAGACTCCTTCCCGCCGTTGGTTCAGGTCGCAGCATCGGATGCATCACGTTGCCGTTCCTCATGGATTTCCTGCATCTTCGGAAAATCATTCTCGATGCGAAGCCCCATGAGCTTCCCGGTACGGATGTGACGGTTTATGGACGAGTTGTCGTCTCTTGAGAAAAATGATCTTTCTGGTCGTCTCGACCATCTGGGTGTGTCTCGTCGGAGCTTCGCTGCTAGTGGTTCGTGAGATTCTCGGACCCTGGCCACCGCTTGAGAGCCCCGTCGTCGATGCCCTCTGCAACGCGATCGGGATTTCTGACACCTTCCTGAGAGCGGACATCAACCTTATCGTTTGGGCGCTCACCTGGACACTGTCGTTCCATATCGCGGCTTTCGCCGCATGGGCAGTCGCGAAGCGAACCGTCCTGCGATAACCATCTGCTTCGTTCGTGCCGCCCAGCGCTTTCGCGGCGTCGCGGAGGCTTTGCTCTCCGGCCACAACCCTCATGGCCGTCCAGAGAGTCCTGGGTGCCCACCCTCGAGGCGAGTTTAGTGTCGCGAGGGGGCTGGAAGGATCAGGCCCGCAGGGGGTGGGCCATGGAGGGCCCACCGTTTTCGCCACGACAGGGAATGTCGTGTCGAAAACCCCCGCCCAGCCACCGGTTCGCGGCCGTAGGCCAATAAGAAAGCCAGCCGCGTAGCGGCTCTCTCTTTCGAACGCAGAGCGTTGTCTGAGCAGCGAGGGTGGGCACCCAGGGCTCTCTCCGCGACCACGTCAGAGCGCTACCGCGATGCCGAAGGCGAGCCCTCCCAATGGCAATAAAAAAAGACGCCGCACGGTGAGTGCGGCGTCTTCGTCTATCGCAGTGATCGATAGGTAACGCGAGTTACCAGATCTTCACCTGCTTATCGCCCGAGCGGACCATGTTCGAGCCGGCCTTGCACTGGTAAGCGTTAGCAAACGCTTCCATGTTCGACGGCGCGCCGATGGCACGCAGCGATGCCGGTGCATGCGGATCCACGTTCAGGTACAGCATCGCCTGCTTCTCGCGGACGCTGCCGCGCCACACGCGGGCCCAGTTCAGGAAGAAGCGCTGGTCCTGGGTGTAGCCGTCGATCTTCGACTCCGCTTCCTGCGGGTTCTTCTTCAGTGCTTCCTGCAGGGCGTCGTACGCCACGTTCAGGCCGCCCAGGTCGGCGATGTTCTCGCCCAGGGTCAGCTTGCCGTTGACGTGCAGGTCCGGCTTGTCCTTGATCGGCGCGTAGTCGTTGAACTGCGCGACCAGGCGGCCCGTGCGCTCTTCGAACTTCTTCTTGTCCGCGTCGGTCCACCAGTTCTTGTTGTTGCCTTCGCCATCGAACTGGCTGCCTTCGTCATCGAAGCCGTGGCTGGCTTCGTGGCCGATCACCGCGCCGATACCGCCGTAGTTGATCGCGTCGTCGCCGTTGGCATCAAAGAACGGCGGCTGCAGGATCGCGGCCGGGAAGTTGATGGTGTTGTCGGTCGGGTTGTAATACGCGTTCACCGTCTGCGGGGTCATGCCCCAGTCAAGGCGGTCGGTCGGCTTGCCGATCTTGGCGATGTCGTAGTGGTAGTTGAACTTGCTGGCGGCTTCGACGTTGCCGAAGTAGTTATCGCCGGCCACTTCCAGGCCCGACCAGTCGCGCCACTTGTCCGGGTAGCCGATCTTCGGCAGGAAGGTGTTCCACTTGGCGATGGCCTTCTGCTTGGTCTCGTCGCTCATCCAGTCGAGCTTCTCGATGCGCGCCTTGAGGGCATTACGCACGTTGTCGACCAGCTCGTTGGCGCGCTGCTTCGCTTCCGGCTTGAACACCTTGGCGACGTACAGCTGGCCCAGCGCTTCGCCCATGGACGAATTGACGGTGCCGAGCACGCGCTTCCAGCGCGGCTTCTGCTGCGGCTGGCCGGCGAGGGTCTTGCCGTAGAAGTCGAACTTGTTGTCCTGGAACGACTTCGACAGGTACGGCGACGCGCTGTCGATGGCGTGGAAGCGCAGGTAGGCCTGCCAGGTGGCGACCGGGGTGCTGGCCAGCATCTTGTCGAACTGGCTGAAGAACTTCGGCTGCGAGAGCGAGAAGCCCTTGTCGATGGTCACGCCCTGGGCGGCGAAGAACTTCTCCCAGTTGAAGTGCGGGGTGATCTTGTCCGCTTCCTTCACCGAGACGAAGTGGTACTGGTTTTCCGGCGCACGCAGTTCGACCGGTGCCAGCGAGGCCGAGGCCAGCTGGGTTTCGAACTTCATGATGTCGTCGGCCTGCTTCTTCGCGTCGGCGTCGGACACGCCGGCGAGGGTCAGGGTCTTGGCGATGTAGTCGACGTAGGCCTTGCGGTTATCGGCCTGCTTCGGATCGGTGTAGTAATCCTTGGTCGGCAGGCCCAGGCCATCCTGCTGCGCGTAGCCGATCTGCACCTTGGCGTTCTGGAAGTCCGCGCCCGAGCCGAAGCCGAACACGTAGCCATTGCCGTCGTTGAAGCTGGCGTCGAGGAAGTCGGCGATGTCCTGCGGGGACTTCAGCGCGTCGATCTTGGCCAGTTCCGGCTTGAGCGGCTCGACGCCGGCCTTTTCGATCGCGGCTTCGTCCATGCCCGAGCGGTAGATCAGGCCGATCTTCTGCTCGATGGTGCCGGCCTTCGCGCTGTCGGCGCCCTTGTTCGCGGCGTCGACGATGTCGTGCTGCGTGTTCAGGCTGTTCTCGGCCAGTTGGTCGAACGCGCCCCAACGGGTGCGGTCGTCCGGGATCGGGTTGGCGGCCACCCACTTGCTGTTGACGAAGCCGTTGAAGTCGTCGCACGCGTTGATGCCGGTATCGAGCTCGGCCACATCGAAGGTCGGCTTGGCCGGGGCGGCGGCCACGGCCGGCGCGGTGCTGGCGGCGGCGGGCTGGCTGGCAGCCGGGGCGGCGGTATCGGCATCGTTGTGCTGGCTGCAGGCGGTGCCGACGAGCGCGACGCTCAGCGCCAGTGCGAGCGGCTTCAGGTACTGCTTGGTCATGGATATCCCTCAGTGGATGGTCACGGATCGGCACTCCCCGGCGCCGGCCCCGCCCGAGGATAGTCCTTGCGGAGGCGGGAAGGGGCCCACTGTGACGAAAGTCATGGTTTGAGGAAAAGCTCAAACATCGGCCATTTTGTCCCTTGGCTGTCACAACAGGTTCCTACGCTTCCCCTTACCGCATGACAGGGGATGCGGCCCATAGCTAGTCGGCGCATCCACCACCGAGGAGCCACTGTCATGCGCAAGATCCTGGCCGCGGGCATTGCCTGCGTGCTTTCCCTTTCGGCCGCCACCCTGGTCGTCGCCCAGCAGACCGCCCCGGCGGACGCGGCCTCCAGCGCCCTGAGTTTCGGCTTCGGCCACGGCGGTCACGGCAGCGACCCCCGCACGTCCACCCCCATCAAGCACATCGTGGTGATCTTTCAGGAGAACGTCTCCTTCGATCATTACTTCGGCACCTACCCCTTCGCGGGCAATGGCCGCGGCGAGCCGGCGTTCTACGCACGGCCCTTCACGCCGAACGTCAACGGGCTGGACCACAAGCTCCTGACCCGTAACCCGAACGCGACGAACACGGCCAACGCCGATGCGGCGATCAACCCGTTCCGGCTGACCCGGGCCCAGGCCGCCACCGCCGACCAGGACCACGGCTACACCTCGGAACAGCGCGCCTTCCATGGCGGCAAGATGGATCTGTTCCCGCTGTACACCGGCCACGGCGAGACCCTGCCGGGCGGCGACGCCTCGGAAGAGGGCAAGGGCCAGGTCATGGGCTATTACGACGGCAACACCGTCACGGCCTACTGGAACTACGCCCAGCATTTCGCGATGAGCGACAACAGCTACGGCACGGTGTTCGGCCCGTCGAGCCCGGGTGCGATCAACCTGATCTCCGGCCAGACCGCGGGCGTCATCGACACCCTCAACGGTACCGGCGCGGAAACCGACGACGGCCATGGCGGCCTGACGATGATCGGCGACCCGGATCCGATCGGCGACGTCTGCTCCTCGCCGACGTCCAACCAGGCCACCATGGGCGGACGCAACATCGGTGACCTGCTGAACGACCAGAAGGTGACCTGGGGCTGGTTCCAGGGCGGGTTTGACCTGACCCGCGCCAACCCCGATGGCAGCACCGGCTGCACGCGCCGCACGCTGTCGGCGGTGACCAACACCACGTCAAACGACTACAGCCCGCACCACCAGCCGTTCCAGTACTACCCCTCCACGGCGAACCCGACGCATGCGCGGCCGACCTCGGTGGCGAACATCGGCAAGACGGACGCTGCCAATCACCAGTACGACATCGAGGATTTCTACGATGCGCTGGACGCGGGCAACCTGCCGTCGGTGAGCTTCCTGAAGGCCCCGGCCTACCAGGACGGCCACGCGGGCTATTCCGATCCGCTGGATGAGCAGGCCTTCGTGGTGAAGGTGATGAACGCCCTGCAGAAGAGCGGTGAGTGGAACGACACGGCCGTGGTCATCGCGTATGACGACTCCGATGGCTGGTACGACCACCAGGATCCGCCGCACGTGCATGCCTCCACCGGCACCACCGACGCGCTTGACGGCGACGGCGTGTGCAAGGGCCGCACCGTGCTTCCGGGCATCGATGGCAAGACGCCGGCCATGGGCCGCTGCGGCTTTGGTCCGCGCCTGCCGCTGCTGGTGGTGTCACCGTGGGCTCGCGACAACTTCGTGGACCACAACGTCACCGACCAGAGCTCGATCACGCGCTTCATCGAAGACAACTGGCTGGAAGGCAAGCGCATCGGCGGCGGTTCCAGCGACGCCTCGGCGGGCCGGATCGACGGCATGTTCGACTTCTTCCTGCCGCGGTTCTTCGGCCGCACGCTGATCCTCGACGAGACGACGGGCCAGCCGAAGGGCCGTCCGTGGCCCGGTAACGGGCATGGTTGATCGCCGCCGTTTCCTTAAGGCGGTGGGTAGCGCGGCCGCGGCGGGATGGATCCCGTCGCGGCTGTTTGCGCACGACATGAAGCACATGGAGATGGCGCCGACCGGCAAGGTCGGAAACGACCTGTGCATGCACGCCATGGGCGATACCACGCGGATGCCGGGGCTGGTCGATC is part of the Luteibacter pinisoli genome and harbors:
- a CDS encoding M13 family metallopeptidase; translation: MTKQYLKPLALALSVALVGTACSQHNDADTAAPAASQPAAASTAPAVAAAPAKPTFDVAELDTGINACDDFNGFVNSKWVAANPIPDDRTRWGAFDQLAENSLNTQHDIVDAANKGADSAKAGTIEQKIGLIYRSGMDEAAIEKAGVEPLKPELAKIDALKSPQDIADFLDASFNDGNGYVFGFGSGADFQNAKVQIGYAQQDGLGLPTKDYYTDPKQADNRKAYVDYIAKTLTLAGVSDADAKKQADDIMKFETQLASASLAPVELRAPENQYHFVSVKEADKITPHFNWEKFFAAQGVTIDKGFSLSQPKFFSQFDKMLASTPVATWQAYLRFHAIDSASPYLSKSFQDNKFDFYGKTLAGQPQQKPRWKRVLGTVNSSMGEALGQLYVAKVFKPEAKQRANELVDNVRNALKARIEKLDWMSDETKQKAIAKWNTFLPKIGYPDKWRDWSGLEVAGDNYFGNVEAASKFNYHYDIAKIGKPTDRLDWGMTPQTVNAYYNPTDNTINFPAAILQPPFFDANGDDAINYGGIGAVIGHEASHGFDDEGSQFDGEGNNKNWWTDADKKKFEERTGRLVAQFNDYAPIKDKPDLHVNGKLTLGENIADLGGLNVAYDALQEALKKNPQEAESKIDGYTQDQRFFLNWARVWRGSVREKQAMLYLNVDPHAPASLRAIGAPSNMEAFANAYQCKAGSNMVRSGDKQVKIW
- a CDS encoding Hcp family type VI secretion system effector is translated as MKSIYLKLADPTLPGESSDREHSQWIELFSWVQEIAQPTSRVASTSGGHTIGRAEHEDMLVMKHMDTSSPLLYQAVAGGTTFKSAQIDFYRDAGDGKRVKYLEIQLKNVLVSRVRALTSENMLPVEEVSLRYSAIQWKYQKQNIDGSQGGAVLGAWNLATNTRTFQ
- a CDS encoding catecholate siderophore receptor Fiu, whose protein sequence is MAHIKSRKHAAPAARTVGAAVLLSLAHSAAATDVPPQQAKVNDAQALPGMQVEADRSSDYRVDKVSSPKFTQSLLDTTQSIQVIGKELIQQQGATTLTEALRNSPGVGTFYVGENGASSTGDAIYMRGFDTSGSIFVDGVRDLGTVSRDVFNIEQVEVTKGPDGTEYGRTAPTGAINLVTKQPVLGNGVSGSVQGGSAGRERATADLNRQMGDTGAFRLNVMKQNSGVAGRDQVEQNRWGVAPSLAFGLGTPTRVYLDYLHVKQRNTPDGGVPTIGLPGYMAPDSRAFLANAPKVDSDNFYGTRQDHDNNTQDLFTVLVEHDFNDQVALHNTTRLGRTQQDYLLTSFMGATANLLTPNPTDPSTWTITRNLPTFKHQSNRIATNQTNVTVSIDSGDVKQDISAGIELTQEKARAIGMAALAGSTWPAANLYKPYSDVGGLLYGENGTRSDGKTNTAAAYIFDTVKIGEAWQINAGVRFDHYKTDFNSLVVCGARNGPVCGTLPAGSVVPGVDATKSDNLKNYKLGILYKPAANGSIYANFAQSQEPPGGNTLTFSTATNSADNPSFDPQKAKTVEVGTKWDLLGEKLLLTGALYRTTVTNELVQDPTDLLYYQIGKKRVQGVEINAVGKLTDDWAISAGFTTMNATVETGTNVSQDGSSDLAYNPKKAFTSWMTYHLPFDLTIGGGARYNGEMKRGTDGAIGTPDHTQGYWVFDAMASYPVNRHFDLQLNVYNLADKKYVAAINKSGYRYTPGITRSAMLSANVRF
- a CDS encoding DUF2778 domain-containing protein translates to MLNCRFRLNGLDMSAITVGQTSFPAFSGNGPHVNKWSAQCKPASGPIPVGTYYIVDRLSGGLAAKLDPLLKKDLWFSLYPADEAVDDEAYCDGVMRGNFRLLPAVGSGRSIGCITLPFLMDFLHLRKIILDAKPHELPGTDVTVYGRVVVS